The segment GGAAGTCCATAACTGAACATACGAGGAATCGCTTGTAATTTAGCCTCTTGTTGCCCAATTTGTTCCCCTTCAGTAAACGCTTCTTGATACACTTTCGTTTGTTTGATATCGCTCAGTCCTAGCATGGCTTCTATTTCCTCCCGGCTTTTTTGCGGCAATTTGTAAACAATAATCGTTTCAATTAAATCAATCAGGTTTTGCTGTACCTGTTGTGCGCTCAATTGGCTTTTGGTTTGTTCAATCAGCCTTTTAGCCAATTGGGGCGCTGTCTGTTCTTTCTCTATTATTAGCTTAAGCACCCCCAACCCTAGGGAGCTTTGGGGCAGTTCATTCAGGTAAATGCGTGTCACTTGGGGAAGCAGCAGTTGAGTGCTAAAGTGGAGGGCATTTTCCCGTTCGATGTTGCGGTTGGGGTAAATCACCACAACTTGCCAAGGGTGAGGAGGTTGGTATTGTTTGAGGTAGAGGAACAGTTCGCTAAACAGGCGATAGTAGAGAGTCTCATCCGGTTGAAATTGGACTTCCGTGAGGTAAAAGGGGAGTTCTGGGTTAGGAGTGCTGGGGAGAAAAAGTCCATCTAAGCGAAAAGCCAGTTGTTTGACTTCAACGGAGCTGAAGGTATAGAGGTTAGCGGTACTGGAGGGCAGTCCGCATACTTCAAAGAAGAATTCAGGGAAATCTTGGAAGACTTTGTAGAACAGGGTGTCGGT is part of the Roseofilum capinflatum BLCC-M114 genome and harbors:
- a CDS encoding Rpn family recombination-promoting nuclease/putative transposase, which gives rise to MKTDTLFYKVFQDFPEFFFEVCGLPSSTANLYTFSSVEVKQLAFRLDGLFLPSTPNPELPFYLTEVQFQPDETLYYRLFSELFLYLKQYQPPHPWQVVVIYPNRNIERENALHFSTQLLLPQVTRIYLNELPQSSLGLGVLKLIIEKEQTAPQLAKRLIEQTKSQLSAQQVQQNLIDLIETIIVYKLPQKSREEIEAMLGLSDIKQTKVYQEAFTEGEQIGQQEAKLQAIPRMFSYGLPAEAIAELLDLPLETVTETLAHLKQPE